A window of Aquibium oceanicum genomic DNA:
CTCAGATTACCTCCAAACGAGTCACGTGTCGAAACCTTCGGTTTAGAATGTTTATTCCGGAGCGCTGTCCATCAGCCGCGATTCCGCTACCTTGGTCATGCGCGTGGGGCGAGACGGAAGGGAGTTTCGCCATGACCGATATCGCGGGCATCGTCTGCCTGTTCTTCTTCGCCGCGGCACTGCTCACGTCCTGCGATCCGGTGGCGCAGCAGCAAGCTGTCCTGATCATGCCTGCCCGGTGACCCGACGAAAAAAGGCGGAGGCGCATACCTGCGCCCCCGCCTCGTCCGTTCCGGATTTGCACCGGTCACCAGTAGGGTTCGACCTTGTAGTACTCGTAGGACTCGTTGCGCGCGGCGGTGCCGTCGCTGGCGGTCAGGTCGCTGATCGAATAGGAAGGCGCGGCCTCCAGCTGCTGGCGTGAGAAGGGCACGACGTAGCCGCCTTCCGACGCCTCGTAGTCGAGCGACGACCAGGGCACCGCATGGTACTTCTCGCCGATTGTGAGAAAACCGCCGAAGCCGATCACCGCGAACATGATCCTGTTCGACATCTTGTCGAGGACGATGTCCTTGATCTCGCCGATCTTCTGGCCGGCCGTGTTGTAGACGTTGGTGCCGAGAACTTTGGAGGCGGTGATCGCAGTGGTGTGGCCGGATGGCGTTGTCATGTCCGTCGCTCCTTTTGTGCGGAAGTGTCGGCGGATAATGGTGAGCGCCAGACGAAGGTTCCACCGTGGAGCGGCGGCCCGAGACCGCCCCGAATGCTAGGGTCGATCCGCTCC
This region includes:
- a CDS encoding PRC-barrel domain-containing protein, which gives rise to MTTPSGHTTAITASKVLGTNVYNTAGQKIGEIKDIVLDKMSNRIMFAVIGFGGFLTIGEKYHAVPWSSLDYEASEGGYVVPFSRQQLEAAPSYSISDLTASDGTAARNESYEYYKVEPYW